The Cydia strobilella chromosome 7, ilCydStro3.1, whole genome shotgun sequence DNA segment aacggcacgtctgtacacgcgtcatgcgtcattgtgtgagtaagttgcttaaaaacaatactgagcggtcggcagaaggtcgtcaatctgctgtcgcggggcgaggtaattcgaatcggggcggggcggtgcatggccgttctgtatgataatactattaattattctgtGCTGTTTAGGGCTACAAaaggttaaatatttatttatctatccaGGCCTCATTCTCGTCAACTGCACGGCGTCGACCTCTTCAGTCGCTGACGCCTTCAGATCCAGGTTTTCTCGCTGGAAAGGCACGGACATCTCCCAGTCCGAGGAGGACTTTCTCATTTACCATAAGTTTGGACACGTGAGTTTACAGAGTCAGCTGTTTGACTATGGCTACAAGGTACTTAGTTTCTTGTTTTCTGCTAACGCTACTAATGATGGGAAGCGGTGGAGGGTAAATAGGATAGTAAAGGTGGCTTTATGTTGTATGTAATGCGGAATATAGACCTGTAGACAGTGAAATAATACCATGACTGCAtttttcatatcatatcatatcatttgttccattgtaatcatgttcatttgtaTATTCTGGTCTTACATGTTggtcaagtaggtacatgataccctgctagggcaggcctccttcactcgctcaaagccacgcgctatatgcctaccgctcggcgtatcgtcgacgatataatcgacagagggccgccgaacgcccacctgagcgctcgcaccgcacgtttcccgcgcttacgcttcgaaatgccgaaaccacgtaattattgtgcagtagatgggtgtaaaagtcaaaaaacaaaagaaaatttgtcgttttttagggttccttacccaaagggtaaaaacggcaccctactattactaagactccgctgccgctgtccgtctgtcaccaggctgtatctcatgaaccgtgatagctagacagttgaaattttcacagatgatgtatttctttttagtatttgttgttatagcggaacaacaaatactaaaaagtacgaaaccctcggtgggcgagtccgactcgcacttggccggttttttcatttccgagagacgaagaaaggtgagtagtattttaaatctatctttatgaattttgtcactatttatttctttgaacataagtagataaatcgtaaattaaggagttttttgagtcgggtattataagtgttgtttttaaatatttgattgactaatataaaatatggttgattcgcaacattcgttttattacaataataacataggtaagtaacagtacaaccctagcgcattcttacgatgacgcgttggcacgtggctcgcacggcgagcaaggcagtctcgactctttatGCGCAtgcttatggtacatttcttctcgtcctgagcagcaggtattattattaagattttgtaggctattatagagtaggtattttcgcttttgtatgggaatgatgtatctgttacgtagtaactatttattaatctgtggctaGGGTATACAATATTGGATCTTTTTATAAAGCACATAAATATTAGACCAGAATAcaaataatcaaaaaaaaatctcCTTGTGCgtaaataggtaattcgcaactcgtgtcaatttaaaacacttcctgtggtcgtgttttaatttatcgccactcgttttgaATTTCCTCTtctccgcacttgtatcgaaaataactattactgactttctacttttttcttttacctACTCGTAGTTGCCTGGCTTGATTTAGTACAACAATGTATTTAtctgattttttattattcgctTTATCTATTAGTTAGATACCTACTAACTTACTAACAATATGGATTGTTTATCATTAATTGCATCGTATATTTAATTACCCAGTGGCTCAAGACCacgtcaacattttttttaccgtggcatatttatattgttgataagtttaaaaaaacgccattacaaattaaatctacaatcatttaactaaaacataatttgtacatttaatttgtaatgacatttttttaaagacgtgTGCAAGGAattatagtacgaaaaatatccctaaaaaaaatttgttagtGTTTTTGCGGCtacctgcggtggcagcatggttaattttttatcgcctgtcactatgcctgtcactttcgcacttatatacttgttagaacgggACAGGCCTGGTGACAGgtaataaaaatgcgaccgcgCTACGGCCGCTGTACTTTTACTTCATAGTTCATAACCTATtgactgtatatatatatgctaTGCGCTACGGCTTGTGAGTTGAAATTATATGTtgtgtttaattttttcattgtaCTAAACTCGAATgtatacaattaatttgttgtttgtattgtattaactccaagttttgttttattttatttaaattataatcctGATTTTCCGCCTACAGACACATATTTGTACGCCAGACATCTGACAGAAACAAATGATTAGCACAGTGTGTCTACCCTGCTTTTTTCTTATCATTTTACTTTCAAATATGACGGCGGCCGATCGGATAATCCGCCCGATCGTAGAGTTCCTGTGTAATATTTTGACAGTACCTAGTAACTTTAAACCAATTTAACCAATAGATAGGTTGCTACAGATGCCCGAAGGACAAATCGGCGAGAAATAGGAGTCCCGCATAGCGGGGCTCCATCGACTCAGAAAACGAGAcaatgatatgcctaggaattacAAGATCTGGCGGAAAAACGACCGGCCGCCGATATAGATAATGGTAACATCAAACACCGTCTTTTTTTGGCTGAAAggtgtcaacaaaaaaaatattcttcctAAAACAAACTCAACAGTTGTTAAACCTCTGTTTTCATCCTACAGCAAATTCAGTGTGACTCCTGTGAAGCGACCGAACGCGAACGAATGTTACTAGAGTACCGCTCGCGTCTGCGCGGGAACCTCAACACGCACAACATAAAGCAGTATGTGCGCGCCTTTATCAAGTAAGTTTACTTGTGAGAGTGAGACAGCAACAGCACTATACAACAGACAGAGACGAACGCGAACGAATGTTACTTGAGTACCGCTCGCGTCTGCGCGGGAACCTCAACACGCACAACATCAAGCAGTATGTGCGCGCCTTTATCAAGTAAGTTTACTTGTGAGAGTGAGACAGCAACAGCACTATACAACAGACAGAGACGAACGCGAACGAATGTTACTTGAGTACCGCTCGCGTCTGCGCGGGAACCTCAACACGCACAACATAAAGCAGTATGTGCGCGCCTTTATCAAGTAAGTTTACTTGTGAGAGTGAGACAGCAACAGCACTATACAACAGACAGAGACGAACGCGAACGAATGTTACTTGAGTACCGCTCGCGTCTGCGCGGGAACCTCAACACGCACAACATAAAGCAGTATGTGCGCGCCTTTATCAAGTAAGTTTACTTGTGAGAGTGAGACAGCAACAGCACTATACAACAGACAGAGACGAACGCGAACGAATGTTACTTGAGTACCGCTCGCGTCTGCGCGGGAACCTCAACACGCACAACATAAAGCAGTATGTGCGCGCCTTTATCAAGTAAGTTTTCTAAACTTGTGACTtgtattttcacatcacctatgaggtaattatgatgattaaaaatatgcaaaaacaaaagtgtcctagaacagaaaatagttatttgttatacaagggtgcaaagttgtattttacccgcgagtgttttaacacacgagaagtaatacatttgcacccgtgtgtaacacaaaacttttcccctcactatagcgaggaaagtgcaacatccacaggcgttagatcatcttcatcaactggaatcactcatttttttacgatattataacaaaaaactcggaaattctgtacttttacgtgagaagtttttaatttctgacgtatgaaatgtcaatgatgcgttttgaaattgcatcgacttaacttgtgcgttcagaattttatttaacataattattaaaaaacaaacgtttattatggaattttaaggtttatgacttaaaatcattaaataaagctaaatcaggtattttttattaaattctcaaaccatttatttaatgataattaatatcgaacgaaccaatATTATcagagttttacgttttgttatctgtcaagctacttaaacacgctccatccaaggtcaaattactttccccactagtggataaaatgcgtttttccccgcttgttttaaaggataaaagacggctttccgagctagtgaggggaaaatgttattttgatccctcctagcagggaagacaaacccctttttcgaattggtggtTGTGAAAAATATATAGCGTCACGTACCGTACCCGACACTTTTCTAGAATGCTCTGAGGCCTGTAGTAAAAATAGCAATCACAGAAATTAAACTATTGTAAGACATATTTCGAAATATTTAGATCTACGGTTTCACtaactagtatttttagtcgcatTTGGCGACATGTGTCGGAATCGTCGGGAGTTCGCGGCGGCTGTACTCCGTGCACTGCCCGAACgacgagtccgaaacatgtcgccaaaagcgactaaaaatactagtgagtgaaaccgtagtgatctaaatattttaaaatagctATCGtttataaaaaatgcaaaatcgaTGAATTGATCTACAACAGCCTTTGATAAAATACGGCGAAAACATTTACAAGACTActtaatatatacatactttGTTTCATGGCTGTACATAACCATTTTGGAAACAGAGAACCCCCGTTTCGGCCTacgtaagtatataaaaaataccctTCCCGGTAGCAAAAACTGAACCTTGATAGTTTCGTCAAGTCCGTCAGTCTGTCCCTATGTTACAGCCATTCTACTAGAATACTCCTCGAAAACTGAGCTTCGCCCAATGTTTTTGTTTTCCCTATGAGCAAGAGGGTGCAGGGAGGATCTGTAACTTAAATGTATGCCCCTTCTTGTCATCCATCCATCGGCCATATCaacttccccccccccctttcccTGGCTCATCGGCTCTCTTGGCTATAAGAAAAACAGACTTTTCTTGCTTTCTTTCTTGTCCTAAACCACTTTGTTTTCTAGCCGCAAAGACCTGATCCTCCGCGGCTGCCAACCCGACATCCTGCTTATCACGGGGCTGCTCAGTCCTTACGCCAGCGTCGTGGAGAAAATGTACAAGGAGCTGGACAAGGATAAGGTCACCATCCTCAAGGTTGAGAAGGTCGGCGACGTGCTGGCTGAGGCGGTAAGTTCATTATCTGGTCCTCAGCCTGACATTATCACGGGGCTACTCAGCCCCTACGCCAGCGTCGTGGAGAACATGTACAAGGAGCTGGACAAGGACAATGTCACCATCCTCAAGGTCGAGAAGGTCGGCGACGTGCTGGCTGAGGAGGTAAGTTCATTACCTGGTCCTCAGCCTGACATTATCACGGGGCTACTCAGCCCCTACGCCAGCGTCGTGGAGAACATGTACAAGGAGCTGGACAAGGACAATGTCACCATCCTCATGGTCGAGAAGGTCAGCCACGTGCTGGCTGAGGCGGCAAACTCACAAAGCCCTCCTTTTCTACTATAGAACCGAAGATCCGTAGAAAAGATTTTAGGGTTATccagctcaatccagtggttttgtcctgactctagtaaatgcttaACAATAGCAGACTTGTTTACTTAACGATTTTTGACAGCTGCGATGATCTTTAACTCTTTCTGCTATGGTGCAATTCCTTTTCCCTATGTATAGAAACATAGaaactaccacaactgcaatcgatctcATAAACGCCAGGtgagagctcgttcccactatgtcggatgtcggaacgatttttaatcgggtgtcgatgtcgtagcggcagaacattttatatatgaagctattcacacacgaacgacaacgattttgtgtcggatccgacataaaatatcgtgtgttttgtcagccttccgtccggaaaaaaatcgtgtcggcggcgctgttcacatgatgtcgcatgtcggaccgaccccgcccgcgccgcaccccctgtgcctcccgAATATCGAgtgttttgtcagccctccgtccggaaaaaaatcgtgtcggcggcgctgttcacatgatgtcggatgtcggaccgaccccgcccgcgccgcacccctgtgcctcccgcgcgttaaatgagaacctcaaatggcaccagctgcggtcgtggccgacagccgactagtgtgaacagagacACCGatacccgattaaaaatcgtcccgacagccgactagtgtgaacagaggcgccgacacccgattaaaaatcgtcccgacagacgactagtgtgaacagaggcaccgacatccgattaaaaatcgtcccgacatccgacatagtgggaacgagctctgaCTGGAACGGTGTAACGTCCCGCAgtgacctcaggtttcctgcGATTTTGGAAAAAGGGGCAAGCCTGTTTCATACAATATAGGTACTGCTAAGGTTACTCGTCGCATAAGGTCATCAGAGACTACAGAACAGAGAGTTGTACGAGGAAGACGTCTTCAATCATTTGTACAAACCTAAGCTGAGGCGGTAAAAGTTCGTGACAACCTGGTCCTCAGCCTGACATCCTGATCACGGGGCTACTCAGCCCCTTCTCCGGAGTGGAGAAGATGTACAAGGAACTAGACAAGGATAAGGTCACCATCCTCAAGGTTGAGAAGATCGGCGACGTGCTGGCTGAGGCGGCGACTTCATGACCTGGTCCTCAGCCTGACATTATCACGGGGCTACTCAGCCCCTTCTCCGGGGAGAAGATGTCCTTTTATTATGGGATGCCGAAAtggtgaaaaaaaatttggctgtcccatagaaatcagcggcatcacatcagccggaatgtaaGAAACAGTTCTTTTTCACAATGGATAGTAATATTTACAATCGATCTTGTAACTGGTACCTAAATACAATCGCGATCAGACGGCAAAGGTAAAATAACGGAACACGCGAGCTATTGTCAAAGCGGGTTAGGAAGCAGCCGAGGTATTTTAGAGCACCTGAATATACCTATCTCATGGCGACTATACAACGGTTATAAAGCAATCATCCGACCCAGCAATTGTAACACCGGAGGAAGTGCCGATGTCTGTAATCAGAGAATCAACTGCCAATTTCTGCCGATCTTAgtaccaaaaaatatatattcatcCACTACGTTAAATTGAACAATCATGCCTACTAagtactaaaattataccaagACTAgttatgaaaaaaaaccggcaaagtgcgagtcggagacgcgcaccgagggttatttatttattttatttattttaaactttattgcacaatataacaaataaagtacaaatggcggacttaatgcctaaaggcattctctaccagtcaaccaccaggctaaacagaaacagtgataggtgcaggcattgaacaaaaaaaaagcagaataggtaacttaaaacaaaaaatatagcgataaataatacacactaccgaaaataaacttacatatacctatacatactatacatactataattaaataaacttacatatatattacttcattttatgtacccagtgcaaataatactatgccTACGATGGACAACTAACCAGTGAGCTTGTCGAAAAAATGCTTGCGTAACATGCGCTTAAACGAGAGCTTGGTTGGAGCCTGTCTGATGTTGAGTGGGAGATCATTCCAAAGCCGGATCGCGTGAAGGGTGAAGGAGTTAGAGACAAAACCGGTGCGATGAGAAGGAACAGTAAGCTTGAGACTACGGGACTCACGGAGGGTGCAACCTGATCGGgcggttataaaattaaatttcgaacTAAGATAGCCGGGCGCTTTCCgatcaaataaaatagaatatagtGTGCACAGAATACGCAAGGACCTCCGTTCTCGAATAGGGAGCCAGTTAAGTAGGCGGCGATATGCAGATATGTGGTCATATTTACGGAGTCCGAAAATAAATCTGATGCTGTTATTAAGAAGCCGATCTAGTTTGCTCAGAGAGACTTCTGTGATATTCGTGTAACACACATCAGCATAGTCTACAATAGGTAATACAAGAGCTTGAACAAGGAGAACTTTAGTGCCAGTCGGAAGGAAATGTTTAAGCCGGTGTAGGGCTCTTAGTGTGTTAGTGACCCGGCGACATACGTCAGATACCTGCGGTTCCCAAGTCAGGCCATTGTCAAGAATCAACCCCAGGTTTCTCACTTGCGATGCCAGCGGCACAGGTATATCTTCGTACACGATAGGAGACAAGTGAGTAAGGTCAGCTACGGAGAGTAAACGGGGGCTTCCCAGTACAATAGCCTGGCATTTGGACGGATTAACAGAAATGCCGAAGCAACGCGACCAAACAGAGATGCGATTCAAGTCCTCGTTAATCTTCGCTATGGCACAATCCAGATCACTAATGCTACTGTGGGTGTACAATTGCAGGTCATCGGCGTAAAGATGGAAAGAGCATGCTAAGTGAGACGCaattaagttaataaaaacGGAAAAAAGAAGTGGAGAGAGTATGCCGCCCTGCGGAACACCGGAAGTGAGGTCACACCAGTCGGAAAAAGAGGAACTGTCCACACGAACCATCTGACGTCGATCTTGAAGATATGAGGCGAACCATTTAGCCGTTGATGACGTTATATTTAAGTGGTTCAATGCAGCTAACAAGAGTTCATGATTGACTGCATTGAATGCGTTTGAAAAGTCAATCAACACCAAAACCGTCAGCTGCGTTGATTCCATAGCTAGTCTCACATCCTCAACGATCTTAAGCAATGCCGTGGTAGTGCTGTGGCCTGGACGAAAACCTGATTGAAATGGAGTGAGAACAAGGTTGGAGTAGATATGAGCAGATAATTGTTTGTGTACAATAGCTTCCaagacttttgacaaaaaagggAGAATAGAGATGGGACGGAAATCTTTTAGTGTACTGGGGTTAGAAACTTTTGGTAAAGGAATGACATGTGCTTTACGCCACAACGACGGAAAAATCCCAGTTGAAAGTGAGAAGTTTATAACATGGGTTATAATTGGGAGTATGCATTCCAAGATGCATATTAACATAAGTCCTACTAACCTCGTCGTGGCCAACAGCATTAGACTTAATAGACCTAATAACCTTAGCAACCTCATCATCAGTGGGCAACGTAAATGAGAAAGTTGTACTAGAGGGGCAGGGCAGGGCGGAAATGAGAGAGAGACTATGAGATTTAGTGACAGTATCTAAAATGGTCGATTTAGAAAAGTGAGAGTTCAGGTCATTTAAAGAGAAAGTGGAGAAGGACATGCTCGGACTCTGTTTTTTACCAATACCGATTGAATTTAAAAATTTCCAATTTTCCTTAGGCGATGATGGAACgatgttattgaaaatatgtttGCGTTTAGCTGCTCTCACCATCTGATTACACCGATTCCTTGCAATCTTAAACAGGTGCCAATTTTCTTCAGAACGATCCCGCTTATATTTTCGGAATGCCCTATCCCGCTTAGTCATGGCCATGCGAACCCCATTCGCAATCCAAGGTGCGGGTGGGCGCTTCAGTCTTACTGAACGAACGGGCGCATGAGCATCGTATAATTTAAGGATACTATAATTTAATACTAGTGAGTTCCTTAAACCTCGCATGTgcctgaaaaaccgaaaaagaACTATGTaaaaaatgtgaaataaaaGATGCATTGATACTCAACATAATATGTTAAGTTACCTTAGTTTAcggtaacaatttttttactcagCAGAGCCATCTCTGCTAACGAAACTATAATTTTTGGgaaatggaaaaaaattaaatatctattCGGGCGAGACTCGAACTCACGTGTCTGAGCTGGGGTATACTGAtgatggcctaccgcgaaaaagaaaatcgaaatttcgatttctgcctctatcgctcttgcataatatatattcgagcgatagaggcagataaaaaaaaatacgattttcgtttttcgtggTAGGGCAAACACCATACATAGGCGGAATTTTAAGCCCAAATCGTCTTTTTTGTTCATGAAAATGAAGTTAATTAAGTATACGCCACCACCACCACCTCACCCCgaagtccctcgtaattggggtgagatgggttttcataaaaaggttttggaagattgttggatcgatttttttaattatcgagtattactatagctccattttaaattggaataaattatttttgtagcagtagccctaaaaacccatctcacccccctttcaaaccttctctccccattcataacccaactctccccgcgaactctactcaccccattttacggtactaactttattattaaaattttataaacatgaaaaaatatatatatgtaacgtTACCTAATTAGGTATTAGATACATTGTCTCAAGTTCATGACCCACCCGTTGATTACATACTTTGTTAAAACCTCTACACCAGAACCGAGCGGTCGGACTGCAATCTCGGCAGTCCCGCAGTGCGCTCGCGGCCGAGATGGCGTTTCCGATCATTCTCGTGGCCTTCGCCGCACTCGCGGCTTTATACCTATATCGCCTTTACCACAAAACTACCAACGGTATATGCACATCCCTAAAAACTTTAGAAGGAAACACGGCGATTGTAACAGGAGGAACCACTGGCATGGGGCTTGAAATAGCTAAAGATTTAACAAGAAGAGGAGCAAGGGTTATCATCGCTTGCCCGTTTGAGGAAGAAGGTTTGAATGCCCAAAGAATAATTGAAGAAAAAACTGGTGTGAGACCCGTTTTTAAACATCTCGATCTAGGCTCTTTAGAGTCAGTAAGAGAATTCGCGGTAGATATCCTAAAAACAGAAGAGAGattggatttgttgataaataaCGCTGGTGTTGGAGTACCTAAGAATTTCGAAACAAAAGACGGTATGAACTTTATCATGCAAGTCAATTACTACGGGCATTTTTTGCTGACAATACTTTTGCTGCCGCTTTTGAAAAAGACTGGAAGCGCCGTTGAACCAGCCAGGGTAGTGAATACATCTTCAATGTTACATAATTTAGGGAGGGTCGATCTGAATGGTAATAAGTCAGGCATCAATTGGCTGTCATTCATCAGTTACTGTAACAGCAAGTTTAGCTTGATACCGTTCTCTAGAGAACTGACAAGGACATTAAAAGGAGCTCATGTTGTGATTAACAGTGTTGACCCAGGCGCTGTAGGTACAGGGATTTACTATAGCGGTGGCTTGCTGTTTGGCGCATTTTTGAGACACTGGACTATCTTCTTCAATAAGACGCCTAGGGAAGGCGCTCAAACGGCTCTGCACGTCGCTTTAGATGTTAGCGCGGGACAGATAAGTGGGGAGTTCTTTAAGGATTGCAAACAGGCTCGAGCCATACCAACGGCTTATGGATACAAGACTGCAAAGACACTTTGGGAGGAGTCAGTGAGGCTGGTGAAATTAACTGAGGAGGAATTGAAGAAATGTTTTAATTAagacaat contains these protein-coding regions:
- the LOC134742676 gene encoding retinol dehydrogenase 11-like, producing MAFPIILVAFAALAALYLYRLYHKTTNGICTSLKTLEGNTAIVTGGTTGMGLEIAKDLTRRGARVIIACPFEEEGLNAQRIIEEKTGVRPVFKHLDLGSLESVREFAVDILKTEERLDLLINNAGVGVPKNFETKDGMNFIMQVNYYGHFLLTILLLPLLKKTGSAVEPARVVNTSSMLHNLGRVDLNGNKSGINWLSFISYCNSKFSLIPFSRELTRTLKGAHVVINSVDPGAVGTGIYYSGGLLFGAFLRHWTIFFNKTPREGAQTALHVALDVSAGQISGEFFKDCKQARAIPTAYGYKTAKTLWEESVRLVKLTEEELKKCFN